The following are from one region of the Apostichopus japonicus isolate 1M-3 chromosome 17, ASM3797524v1, whole genome shotgun sequence genome:
- the LOC139984276 gene encoding uncharacterized protein isoform X2 produces the protein MILLTRAEETSDLATENEDERPSKRRKLQNRRYVSSSDDTEEEAESNFTLPPPIQPLVPLTTPLTSNINPPDPVVSPISARHSTGSTQSLAGSSWNISSMSTPDLIVNATQKKILMILAEIKAEVRDLKRQTVANSHLIQSLKASHLDLEELPDDVNLPLSSVPLLTALDELARSDVNVEKRLILTLSSVGGQILSVAVRRMLQELILNSVAISINWTGQGEKLAFKDLFLRKVLEKAIRKNQQTSNSTAVDIQREVVKFFKGASDREGGRKARQQRHFDVQFGNEQEE, from the exons ATGATCTTATTGACAAGGGCTGAGGAGACTTCAGACTTAGCTACTGAAAATGAAGATGAGAGGCCATCAAAGCGCAGGAAGTT GCAAAATCGCCGGTATGTGTCTTCCTCTGACGACACAGAAGAAGAAGCTGAGAGCAACTTCACCCTTCCTCCACCGATTCAGCCATTGGTTCCGCTTACAACGCCATTGACCTCCAATATAAATCCTCCTGATCCTGTTGTATCACCAATAAGTGCAAGGCACTCTACCGGGTCTACCCAGTCACTAGCAGGGTCCAGTTGGAACATATCTTCCATGTCAACCCCAGATTTGATTGTTAATG CAACTCAGAAGAAGATCCTTATGATTTTGGCAGAAATAAAAGCTGAAGTAAGGGACCTGAAGCGCCAAACAGTTGCAAATTCCCATTTAATTCAATCCCTTAAGGCCTCCCATTTGGATTTGGAGGAACTGCCAGATGATGTAAACTTGCCCCTTTCATCTGTTCCACTTCTGACAGCTCTGGATGAACTTGCCCGGAGTGATGTTAATGTTGAGAAACGTTTG ATTTTGACACTGTCGTCAGTAGGTGGGCAGATCTTGTCTGTTGCAGTAAGGAGGATGCTGCAGGAATTGATCCTGAATAGTGTAGCCATATCCATCAACTGGACAGGACAAGGGGAGAAGTTGGCCTTTAAGGACCTGTTCCTTCGAAAAGTTCTCGAAA AAGCAATTAGGAAAAACCAACAAACTTCCAACTCCACGGCAGTGGACATTCAAAGGGAGGTCGTTAAATTTTTCAAAGGAGCCTCTGATAGAGAAGGGGGTCGGAAGGCAAGGCAGCAACGCCACTTCGACGTTCAGTTTGGTAACGAACAGGAGGAATAA
- the LOC139954726 gene encoding uncharacterized protein produces MTELPTASLAKHQGRGQTINEIRRQGYWILGGSKAVATFTRKCFLCRKLRRPVEEQKMADLPEDRVEPSPPFSFCGMDCFGPFITKLNPKEFKRYVLIFTCLCPRAVHIEMVENLSTDAFINALRCFIAIRGAVTQIRCDHGSNFIGADNELRAALKELGIYLTEKQCNFLFNAPYSSHAGGVWERQIRSVRNVFNATIALYPGRLDDASLKCFLYVAMAIINSRPYTSKYDISLC; encoded by the coding sequence ATGACTGAATTGCCTACTGCCAGTCTGGCCAAACACCAGGGAAGAGGTCAGACAATTAACGAAATCAGAAGACAAGGGTATTGGATCCTTGGTGGAAGTAAGGCAGTAGCTACCTTCACTAGAAAGTGTTTTCTTTGCAGAAAGCTTCGAAGACCTGTAGAAGAGCAGAAGATGGCAGATTTGCCAGAGGATCGTGTTGAGCCGTCCCCTCCCTTTAGCTTCTGTGGTATGGACTGCTTTGGTCCTTTCATCACAAAACTGAACCCCAAGGAATTCAAACGCTATGTGTTGATATTTACCTGCCTCTGCCCCAGAGCTGTTCACATCGAAATGGTGGAAAATCTGTCTACTGACGCATTTATCAATGCACTACGTTGCTTTATTGCCATCAGGGGTGCAGTAACACAGATAAGATGCGATCATGGAAGCAACTTTATTGGAGCCGACAATGAGTTGAGAGCTGCATTGAAAGAGTTAGGCATCTATCTGACTGAGAAGCAGTGTAATTTTCTATTCAATGCTCCTTATTCAAGTCATGCTGGAGGTGTATGGGAGCGCCAGATCAGATCAGTCAGGAACGTATTCAACGCTACCATAGCCTTGTACCCTGGACGCTTAGATGATGcttctttgaaatgttttttgtatGTAGCAATGGCAATCATCAATAGCCGACCATACACCAGCAAATATGACATATCCCTGTGCTGA
- the LOC139984276 gene encoding uncharacterized protein isoform X1: protein MPTIKIFFNCFISSGSYARAMILLTRAEETSDLATENEDERPSKRRKLQNRRYVSSSDDTEEEAESNFTLPPPIQPLVPLTTPLTSNINPPDPVVSPISARHSTGSTQSLAGSSWNISSMSTPDLIVNATQKKILMILAEIKAEVRDLKRQTVANSHLIQSLKASHLDLEELPDDVNLPLSSVPLLTALDELARSDVNVEKRLILTLSSVGGQILSVAVRRMLQELILNSVAISINWTGQGEKLAFKDLFLRKVLEKAIRKNQQTSNSTAVDIQREVVKFFKGASDREGGRKARQQRHFDVQFGNEQEE, encoded by the exons ATGCCCACTATCaagatttttttcaattgtttcatttcttcaggTTCCTATGCACGGGCAATGATCTTATTGACAAGGGCTGAGGAGACTTCAGACTTAGCTACTGAAAATGAAGATGAGAGGCCATCAAAGCGCAGGAAGTT GCAAAATCGCCGGTATGTGTCTTCCTCTGACGACACAGAAGAAGAAGCTGAGAGCAACTTCACCCTTCCTCCACCGATTCAGCCATTGGTTCCGCTTACAACGCCATTGACCTCCAATATAAATCCTCCTGATCCTGTTGTATCACCAATAAGTGCAAGGCACTCTACCGGGTCTACCCAGTCACTAGCAGGGTCCAGTTGGAACATATCTTCCATGTCAACCCCAGATTTGATTGTTAATG CAACTCAGAAGAAGATCCTTATGATTTTGGCAGAAATAAAAGCTGAAGTAAGGGACCTGAAGCGCCAAACAGTTGCAAATTCCCATTTAATTCAATCCCTTAAGGCCTCCCATTTGGATTTGGAGGAACTGCCAGATGATGTAAACTTGCCCCTTTCATCTGTTCCACTTCTGACAGCTCTGGATGAACTTGCCCGGAGTGATGTTAATGTTGAGAAACGTTTG ATTTTGACACTGTCGTCAGTAGGTGGGCAGATCTTGTCTGTTGCAGTAAGGAGGATGCTGCAGGAATTGATCCTGAATAGTGTAGCCATATCCATCAACTGGACAGGACAAGGGGAGAAGTTGGCCTTTAAGGACCTGTTCCTTCGAAAAGTTCTCGAAA AAGCAATTAGGAAAAACCAACAAACTTCCAACTCCACGGCAGTGGACATTCAAAGGGAGGTCGTTAAATTTTTCAAAGGAGCCTCTGATAGAGAAGGGGGTCGGAAGGCAAGGCAGCAACGCCACTTCGACGTTCAGTTTGGTAACGAACAGGAGGAATAA